One region of Microbacterium sp. M28 genomic DNA includes:
- a CDS encoding DUF4166 domain-containing protein, translated as MRHPSTSPYARALGARIRLLDPPTQSYFAAIPDGHVGIGEGVFDRVGTRRRWLARLLRPLQRRGILVAGWHTDVPFRIENRTVAGRAIAERTLTLPQGEWVMRDAVALKPHGRLVDELGEPPLLAVSFDVDVEAGAMRLTSRAVGMRLGRLRPRLSGWLAPRVRLREGLEADSDRQCIELTIDMPLLGRVYEYGGTFTYRIEQES; from the coding sequence ATGCGGCATCCCTCCACGTCCCCGTACGCACGAGCGCTGGGGGCCAGGATCCGTCTGCTCGATCCGCCGACGCAGAGCTACTTCGCCGCGATCCCCGACGGTCACGTCGGCATCGGAGAGGGCGTGTTCGACCGGGTCGGCACGCGGCGCCGGTGGCTCGCACGCCTGCTCCGTCCGTTGCAGCGGCGCGGCATCCTCGTCGCCGGCTGGCACACGGACGTCCCCTTCCGGATCGAGAACCGCACGGTCGCCGGTCGGGCGATCGCGGAGCGGACCCTCACCCTGCCCCAGGGCGAGTGGGTCATGCGCGATGCCGTCGCGCTGAAGCCGCACGGGCGTCTGGTCGACGAACTCGGCGAGCCTCCGCTGCTGGCGGTGAGCTTCGACGTCGACGTGGAGGCAGGCGCGATGCGCCTGACCAGCCGCGCGGTGGGAATGCGGCTGGGTCGCCTGCGCCCGCGGCTTTCCGGGTGGCTCGCGCCGCGGGTCCGCCTGCGCGAGGGACTCGAAGCGGACTCGGATCGCCAGTGCATCGAGCTCACGATCGACATGCCCCTGCTCGGCCGCGTCTACGAGTACGGCGGCACCTTCACCTACCGGATCGAGCAGGAATCATGA
- the nrdF gene encoding class 1b ribonucleoside-diphosphate reductase subunit beta, giving the protein MTPHEPLKLVDSVQAINWNRIQDDKDVEVWNRLVNNFWLPEKIPLSNDIQSWNTLTADEQLLTMRVFTGLTLLDTVQATVGAVSLIPDAITPHEEAVYTNIAFMESVHAKSYSSIFSTLCSTKEIDEAFRWSVENPNLQKKAQIVTDYYRGDDPLKRKVASTLLESFLFYSGFYLPMHWSSRAKLTNTADLIRLIIRDEAVHGYYIGYKFQRGLETVDQAKRDELKDYTFSLLYELYDNEVQYTQDLYDGVGLTEDVKKFLHYNANKALMNLGYEAMFPSSVTNVNPAILSALSPNADENHDFFSGSGSSYVIGKAEATEDDDWDF; this is encoded by the coding sequence ATGACCCCTCACGAACCGCTCAAGCTGGTCGACAGCGTTCAGGCGATCAACTGGAACCGCATCCAGGACGATAAGGATGTCGAGGTGTGGAACCGCCTCGTCAACAACTTCTGGTTGCCCGAGAAGATCCCGCTGTCCAACGACATCCAGTCGTGGAACACCCTCACCGCCGACGAGCAGTTGCTCACCATGCGCGTCTTCACCGGACTCACGCTGCTCGACACGGTGCAGGCCACGGTCGGGGCCGTCTCGCTGATCCCCGATGCGATCACCCCGCACGAGGAGGCCGTCTACACGAACATCGCGTTCATGGAGTCGGTGCACGCGAAGAGCTACTCGTCGATCTTCTCGACGCTGTGCTCGACGAAGGAGATCGACGAGGCGTTCCGCTGGTCAGTGGAGAACCCGAACCTTCAGAAGAAGGCGCAGATCGTCACCGACTACTACCGCGGTGACGACCCGCTCAAGCGCAAGGTCGCCTCGACCCTGCTCGAGAGCTTCCTGTTCTACTCGGGGTTCTACCTGCCGATGCACTGGTCCAGCCGTGCGAAGCTCACCAACACGGCCGATCTGATCCGTCTCATCATCCGCGATGAGGCCGTGCACGGCTACTACATCGGCTACAAGTTCCAGCGCGGCCTGGAGACGGTCGATCAGGCCAAGCGGGACGAACTGAAGGACTACACGTTCTCGCTGCTGTACGAGCTCTACGACAACGAGGTGCAGTACACGCAGGACCTCTACGACGGCGTCGGCCTGACCGAGGACGTCAAGAAGTTCCTGCACTACAACGCCAACAAGGCGCTGATGAACCTCGGCTACGAGGCGATGTTCCCCTCCAGCGTCACCAACGTGAACCCGGCGATCCTGTCGGCGCTTTCGCCGAACGCCGATGAGAACCACGACTTCTTCTCGGGGTCGGGCTCGTCGTACGTGATCGGCAAGGCCGAGGCGACGGAAGACGACGACTGGGACTTCTAG
- a CDS encoding RNA polymerase sigma factor, whose protein sequence is MTDRSGAIDVDAELARTHREEWTRIVAGLVRRYADLDIAEETAAEAFATAVERWPIDGVPPSPGAWITTTAHRKAIDRLRREARRDDKQREAFMLQDDSPAEPTGYIEDDRLRLIFTCCHPVLSIQDRIALTLRMVGGLTVAEIARAFLVPQTTMGQRISRAKARIKAARVPYVVPRREDIAPRVSDVLAVLYLIFNEGYFASGENVDPIRRDLAEEAIRLARLVRELLPSGSDEDAEATGLLALMLLTQARADARLSAGGELVRLDEQERNAWDRTLIREGIALVDERLEAGGHDVGALGRYQLLAAINAVHVSAPRAQDTDWSRIVALYDALERIDPSPIVRLNRAIAISEYDSPDVALALVDELGDDLAEHHAFHTTRAELLRLTGRSDAARGAYDRAIDLAVNAAEITHLTRRRDQVAAASQTDGTTDEGELS, encoded by the coding sequence GTGACCGACAGGAGCGGGGCGATCGACGTCGACGCCGAGCTCGCCCGAACGCATCGCGAGGAGTGGACCAGGATCGTGGCCGGCCTCGTGCGTCGTTACGCCGACCTCGACATCGCGGAGGAGACGGCTGCTGAGGCGTTCGCCACCGCCGTCGAGCGCTGGCCGATCGACGGGGTGCCGCCCAGTCCGGGCGCGTGGATCACCACGACAGCCCACCGCAAGGCCATCGACCGACTGCGCCGCGAGGCCAGGCGGGACGACAAGCAGAGGGAGGCGTTCATGCTGCAGGACGACTCGCCCGCGGAGCCGACGGGATACATCGAGGACGATCGGCTGCGGTTGATCTTCACGTGCTGTCACCCGGTGCTCTCCATCCAGGACCGCATCGCGCTCACACTGCGGATGGTCGGCGGACTCACCGTCGCGGAGATCGCCAGGGCGTTCCTGGTGCCGCAGACGACGATGGGTCAGCGGATCAGCCGAGCCAAGGCCAGGATCAAGGCCGCCCGGGTGCCGTACGTCGTGCCGCGACGCGAAGATATAGCGCCGCGCGTGTCCGACGTGCTCGCGGTGCTGTATCTGATCTTCAACGAGGGCTACTTCGCATCCGGCGAGAACGTCGACCCGATTCGCCGCGACCTCGCCGAGGAGGCGATCCGGTTGGCACGGCTCGTCCGGGAACTGCTCCCTTCGGGTTCCGACGAGGATGCCGAGGCGACCGGTCTGCTCGCGCTGATGCTCCTCACTCAGGCGCGCGCCGACGCCCGGCTGTCCGCCGGCGGCGAGCTGGTCCGGCTGGACGAGCAGGAGCGCAACGCCTGGGATCGCACGTTGATCCGGGAGGGCATCGCGCTTGTGGATGAACGGCTCGAAGCCGGCGGGCATGATGTCGGCGCGCTGGGGCGCTACCAGCTGCTGGCGGCGATCAACGCCGTGCACGTGTCCGCACCTCGGGCGCAGGACACCGATTGGTCCCGGATCGTCGCACTGTACGACGCACTCGAGCGCATCGACCCGAGTCCGATCGTGAGGCTCAACAGGGCGATCGCGATCTCCGAGTACGACTCGCCCGACGTCGCGCTCGCGCTCGTCGACGAGCTCGGCGATGACCTGGCCGAGCATCACGCCTTCCACACGACGCGCGCAGAACTGCTGCGCCTGACCGGGCGATCGGATGCCGCTCGCGGCGCCTACGATCGCGCGATCGACCTGGCGGTCAACGCCGCCGAGATCACGCATCTCACCCGTCGCCGGGATCAGGTCGCGGCGGCATCCCAAACCGATGGAACCACCGATGAAGGAGAACTCTCATGA
- a CDS encoding flavodoxin family protein — translation MDAQLTALAINCTLKPSPGDSSSELLGRQILAALAEHGVIGTMVRAVDHTLLPGVGKDMGEGDQWPALREQVLAADVLVFLTPTWLGQHSSVAQRVLERLDAELSETDASGRPTLFDKVAIAGIVGNEDGAHHIAAILFQSLNDVGFSIPAQGSVYWNGEAMQQTDYKDLPSTPEKVAQATATAAADAAHLAGLLRGQKYPVG, via the coding sequence ATGGACGCACAACTGACGGCACTCGCGATCAACTGCACGCTCAAGCCCTCCCCCGGTGATTCCAGTTCGGAACTGCTGGGCAGGCAGATCCTCGCCGCCCTCGCCGAGCACGGCGTGATCGGCACGATGGTGCGCGCGGTCGACCATACGCTGCTTCCCGGCGTGGGGAAGGACATGGGCGAAGGCGACCAGTGGCCCGCACTTCGCGAGCAGGTCCTCGCCGCAGATGTCCTCGTGTTCCTGACGCCGACGTGGCTCGGCCAGCACTCCAGTGTCGCCCAGCGCGTGCTCGAGCGTTTGGATGCCGAGCTCAGCGAAACGGATGCATCAGGACGCCCGACACTGTTCGACAAGGTCGCGATCGCGGGCATCGTCGGCAACGAGGACGGCGCGCATCACATCGCCGCCATCCTGTTCCAGTCGCTCAACGACGTCGGCTTCAGCATCCCGGCGCAGGGCTCGGTGTACTGGAACGGCGAGGCGATGCAGCAGACCGACTACAAGGATCTGCCCTCGACGCCGGAGAAGGTCGCACAGGCGACGGCGACGGCGGCGGCCGACGCGGCGCATCTGGCGGGGCTCCTGCGCGGGCAGAAGTACCCGGTCGGATGA
- a CDS encoding YciI family protein, giving the protein MTSPYLVIHMTDAQGTALPESEDRQKLDAWAERGNQAGMLGPGAPVAGPEQAKSVAIRDGALLITDGPFPEFKEWFAGYDLIEADSIDQAAAYMAVHPTAVAGRMYILPIVTLPWEQPQEA; this is encoded by the coding sequence ATGACCAGCCCGTACCTCGTCATCCACATGACCGATGCGCAGGGAACAGCCCTGCCGGAGTCGGAGGATCGGCAGAAGCTCGACGCGTGGGCGGAACGCGGCAACCAGGCCGGCATGCTCGGCCCCGGCGCGCCCGTCGCGGGCCCTGAGCAGGCCAAGTCCGTCGCGATCCGCGACGGCGCACTGCTCATCACAGACGGACCGTTCCCCGAGTTCAAGGAGTGGTTCGCCGGCTACGACCTGATCGAGGCTGACTCGATCGACCAGGCTGCCGCGTACATGGCCGTTCACCCGACGGCGGTGGCCGGGCGGATGTACATCCTTCCGATCGTGACGCTGCCGTGGGAGCAGCCGCAGGAGGCGTGA
- a CDS encoding PLDc N-terminal domain-containing protein translates to MPFIFSLLVIALMIGALIDIITRDDSRVRFLPKMVWIIIVILLPLIGSILWFALGREYSSDGVSMPRIPRRARSAGPASAPPQAPPRPVDTRTTEQQIADLDREIEEWRLRQEIEKRRQERGED, encoded by the coding sequence ATGCCGTTCATCTTCTCGTTGCTGGTCATCGCCCTGATGATCGGTGCCCTGATCGACATCATCACCCGCGACGATTCGCGCGTGCGGTTCCTGCCGAAGATGGTGTGGATCATCATCGTCATCCTGCTGCCGCTGATCGGCAGCATCCTGTGGTTCGCGCTCGGCCGGGAGTACTCGTCCGACGGGGTCTCGATGCCGAGGATTCCGCGTCGAGCGCGCTCAGCCGGGCCTGCATCCGCGCCGCCCCAGGCTCCGCCGAGGCCGGTCGACACTCGCACCACCGAGCAGCAGATCGCGGATCTCGATCGGGAGATCGAGGAGTGGCGGCTGCGGCAGGAGATCGAGAAGCGCCGGCAGGAGCGCGGCGAAGACTGA
- a CDS encoding GNAT family N-acetyltransferase, whose product MAFLIDPAPLTLTGRLVELRPLERAHHDGLVEAASEGELWKTAWYTSVPEPGGVAAAIDQRLAMAEKGEMIPFTAFDATGRIIGVTSFYDLVADVPRLHIGYTWNRPSAHGTGTNAESKYLLMRHAFEELGVYRVGLTTQWVNFQSRTAIERLGAKQDGVMRAVMRYRNGALRDSVEYSIIEPEWPAVKANLEMRLAKRS is encoded by the coding sequence ATGGCCTTCCTCATCGACCCCGCTCCGCTGACTCTCACAGGCCGACTCGTCGAGCTGCGACCGCTCGAACGGGCGCACCACGACGGCCTGGTGGAGGCCGCGTCGGAGGGCGAACTGTGGAAGACCGCCTGGTACACGTCGGTTCCCGAGCCCGGCGGGGTCGCCGCAGCGATCGACCAGCGTCTGGCGATGGCGGAGAAGGGCGAGATGATCCCTTTCACCGCGTTCGACGCGACGGGGCGCATCATCGGAGTGACGTCGTTCTACGACCTGGTCGCCGACGTCCCGCGGCTGCACATCGGCTACACGTGGAATCGTCCATCCGCCCACGGCACGGGGACGAACGCGGAGTCCAAGTACCTGCTCATGCGGCACGCGTTCGAAGAACTCGGGGTCTACCGCGTCGGGCTCACGACGCAGTGGGTGAACTTCCAGTCGCGCACGGCGATCGAACGCCTCGGTGCCAAGCAGGATGGCGTGATGCGCGCCGTCATGCGCTACCGCAACGGCGCGCTGCGCGACAGCGTCGAGTACTCGATCATCGAACCCGAATGGCCCGCGGTGAAGGCCAACCTGGAGATGCGGCTGGCGAAGCGCAGCTGA
- a CDS encoding aldo/keto reductase — MKTVPFATASAAAVVAGMMRIHDKDDAEIRALYDAARGAGVDFFDHADIYGGGMHVCEARFAEALQLTPAERDEITLQTKCGIVPADGAYDFSYEHIMHQVDGSLAALRTDRIDVLLLHRPDALVEPDEVARAFDELAAAGKVRAFGVSNHTPRQIDLLRTAVKQPFVANQLQLSLTHASMIAGPIAANREETDQSITRDGGGILEYCRTNGITIQAWSPMQAGAGRGPIVGNPALPELNIALERIADAHGSTPTGIAVAWITRHPARMQVVMGTTSPERIVAAAEGAEVELTRTEWYELYRAAGHTLP, encoded by the coding sequence ATGAAGACAGTGCCGTTCGCCACCGCATCCGCTGCCGCCGTCGTCGCCGGAATGATGCGCATCCACGACAAGGACGATGCCGAGATCCGTGCGCTCTACGACGCGGCACGTGGAGCGGGGGTCGATTTCTTCGACCATGCCGACATCTACGGCGGCGGGATGCACGTGTGCGAGGCGCGCTTCGCCGAGGCGCTGCAGCTGACCCCGGCCGAACGCGACGAGATCACGCTGCAGACCAAATGCGGCATCGTGCCGGCCGACGGCGCATACGACTTCTCGTACGAGCACATCATGCATCAGGTGGACGGATCGCTCGCGGCGCTGCGGACCGACCGGATCGACGTCCTGCTGCTGCACCGGCCGGATGCCCTGGTCGAGCCGGATGAGGTCGCCCGCGCGTTCGACGAGCTCGCCGCCGCAGGCAAGGTCCGTGCCTTCGGCGTCTCCAACCACACTCCGCGGCAGATCGATCTGCTGCGTACGGCTGTGAAGCAGCCCTTCGTCGCGAACCAGCTGCAGCTCTCCCTCACCCACGCGTCGATGATCGCCGGACCGATCGCCGCCAACCGCGAGGAAACCGATCAGAGCATCACCCGTGACGGCGGCGGAATCCTCGAGTACTGCCGGACCAACGGCATCACGATCCAGGCCTGGTCGCCCATGCAGGCCGGCGCAGGACGGGGTCCGATCGTCGGCAACCCCGCCCTCCCCGAGTTGAACATCGCACTCGAGCGCATCGCCGACGCGCACGGCAGCACGCCCACCGGAATCGCCGTCGCGTGGATCACGCGGCATCCCGCCCGCATGCAGGTCGTCATGGGGACGACGAGTCCGGAGCGCATCGTGGCGGCGGCCGAGGGAGCGGAGGTCGAGCTCACCCGGACCGAATGGTACGAGCTGTATCGGGCTGCAGGCCACACGCTGCCCTGA
- a CDS encoding epimerase, whose product MTAGRVVIGGSSGFMGRHLVRKYRNAGREVVTISRSGADFGWADQKEIDAAVDGAALVIGLAGKSVNCRYTPENRAEIFASREETTAALGGAILRAENPPPLWINSSTATIYRHADDRPMTESTGEIGTGFSVEVAKAWERALFADDLPLTRRVALRSTIVLGHGGVLGPLRSLARLGLGGAQHDGWWPVGRRRREAGTAHFPGARRGRQRFSWVHIDDIAGIIDFLEDHPEISGPVNAASPNPVDNTTFMATVRDVLGVRFGPPMPRWMLEIGAIGIRTETELILKSRWVLPEKLTAAGYAFRYPVLEPALRESFDAESVTR is encoded by the coding sequence ATGACCGCTGGACGCGTCGTGATCGGCGGCTCCTCGGGATTCATGGGGCGCCATCTGGTGCGGAAGTATCGGAACGCAGGGCGCGAGGTCGTGACCATCTCGCGTTCCGGCGCCGACTTCGGCTGGGCGGATCAGAAGGAGATCGACGCCGCCGTCGACGGCGCGGCACTCGTGATCGGCCTCGCCGGCAAGAGTGTGAACTGCCGGTACACGCCGGAGAACAGAGCTGAGATCTTCGCCTCACGGGAGGAGACGACCGCCGCGCTCGGCGGCGCGATCCTGCGGGCCGAGAATCCGCCCCCGCTCTGGATCAACTCCTCCACCGCCACGATCTACCGGCACGCCGACGACCGCCCGATGACCGAGTCGACCGGCGAGATCGGCACGGGTTTCTCCGTCGAGGTCGCGAAGGCGTGGGAGCGGGCGCTGTTCGCCGACGATCTCCCGCTGACCAGGCGAGTGGCGCTGCGCAGCACGATCGTCCTGGGCCACGGCGGTGTGCTCGGACCCCTGCGTTCGCTGGCCCGGCTCGGCCTCGGCGGCGCGCAGCACGACGGCTGGTGGCCGGTCGGCAGACGGCGCAGAGAGGCCGGAACCGCTCACTTCCCCGGGGCGCGGCGCGGTCGGCAGCGGTTCAGCTGGGTGCACATCGACGACATCGCGGGCATCATCGATTTCCTCGAGGATCACCCCGAGATCAGCGGTCCCGTGAACGCCGCATCCCCGAATCCGGTCGACAACACGACGTTCATGGCGACCGTTCGCGACGTCCTCGGCGTGCGGTTCGGCCCACCCATGCCGCGATGGATGCTGGAGATCGGCGCCATCGGCATCCGCACCGAAACCGAACTCATCCTCAAGAGCCGCTGGGTGCTGCCCGAGAAGCTCACCGCGGCCGGCTACGCGTTCCGCTACCCGGTGCTCGAGCCGGCGCTCCGGGAATCCTTCGACGCCGAGTCCGTCACCCGCTGA
- a CDS encoding YciI family protein, giving the protein MTARQKFLVIHMSDPAGAEWDPDVDGARLQRWLELREGPNGWEPNGETVAGPDQARRITAHGGDVVVTDGPFPEFTEWFLGVEWIEAADMDEATRMLAEHSTARIGRMYVIPARGDQ; this is encoded by the coding sequence ATGACCGCGCGACAGAAGTTCCTGGTCATCCACATGAGCGACCCCGCAGGTGCCGAATGGGATCCGGACGTCGACGGTGCCCGGCTCCAGCGCTGGCTGGAGCTCCGCGAAGGCCCGAACGGGTGGGAGCCCAACGGCGAGACCGTCGCAGGTCCCGACCAGGCGCGCCGCATCACCGCGCACGGCGGAGACGTCGTCGTGACCGACGGTCCCTTCCCGGAGTTCACCGAGTGGTTCCTCGGTGTCGAGTGGATCGAAGCGGCCGACATGGACGAGGCGACGCGGATGCTCGCCGAGCATTCAACGGCGCGCATCGGGCGGATGTACGTCATCCCGGCTCGCGGCGACCAGTGA